One Salvia splendens isolate huo1 chromosome 1, SspV2, whole genome shotgun sequence genomic window, TATGGACTCCTAACGTCAAAATCCTGCGTCTACCACAATAGAATCTATTTGTAGAGTCCAATATTTAAGTaatcgttttttattttttacttgtttGTCAATTGCTTCCAAATAAATGTTCAGGTGGACGTTGAAAAATCGAGATGGTTTAAAGTTTAAACGATTAGTGTACTAAGCgatgtaattaaattttttacgaTGTCACCTCAGCTAGTCAATATATTTAGCTATTCCATGATTTGAATCATTTGACAACCATGTGAAAACCAAAACAATTGAAAGTTTTTGTGTATTTAGAAGCAAAAAAATTAGTTCACatgcaaaatcaaaattaaattaaaatttatgtatttgaaCACAAGTACAACTTATATAATAAACCTGTTTATTAGTATGCTTTTCCTCTCTAATAGGTTGAACTTGAACATATAGAATAACTGAAACATGAAACACCATCTTCTTATCACCCCCAAAACATTAATTTTGTAGCCTCCtcaaatgaaaatatcttattgcaccGCTGAATAGCATCAATCCTTAAAAGTGGTGTAGGATTAGTTAGTTGCACActattaaataaagaaataatttcatatttattactcTCATTGCAACCTTTCTTTATGTTTTTGCTCTAGATAAAATCACACAAATCAAGATACATGGTACAGAACAGATATGCGCTGCAATCCCTATTTAATTCTTGCTACCCTTTGTTAAAACAAATATAGTATACCTTGGGATGGGGAGTAAATTCCAGCACAAATAGCAAATTATCTTACATTATAAAATTTGTCTGAAGAATtttttatgttgtttctttttccTTTCAATAAATTGTTGACAGTGATATGTAAGAGCGCAGGGCTCGTTGATCCAAAGCTAGGTAAGAACCACCTTGCAAAAAAGGTCAAGATTGGATAAAATCATTCAATGCTCCACCACTTCAACACATAATTACATGTATCAATTAGTATGATATAATGTGTGACTAAGACTCCTTAAGCAGTGTCTGATATCACTAATTTGGTACAAGAATTATGATGTATGATTCACAATTAGTGATCTACTCTATTATCTAGGACACCATTAGCCAACTCTAAATAGTAAGGTCAATTAATGTAAAAAACTTTAATGAGATTAAGCCCACTCAAAAAACTTATGCCCCCCTGCACAGGAGAAATGCAGACAGCTGTAAATTGGGTGCAGCTTACGTCAAATTGGAAAGAAGAAATAAAGCAAGCAGCAAGAGATCAGAAATCTTTGCCTAAACTTGGATGTAACTGTAGCATACTGTTGACATTGTAAGCCGACACTCATCAATTTGGGCTGGTGAAACTCATAAATGCACCACAGCTATCCACAGGAAAAACACACCATGCTACATTATCACACTTCGTAACAATTATACATCAAATATTAGGTCGCCAAATTTTTCTCTGTTTGTCCAAGTGCACTGATAATAATTTAGGAGACCAGGCATCTAGTAAGACAGCTGCCCACCCCAGGTAGGTATTAGATGGACTGGACTTAAATGAGATTAAGCTAGTGTACCATTAGTAACACCactattttgttatatatatgtaatgctcATTGTGCCAAAACTTTAAGTTGGAGAAGAAAGCTGACCGGTTGAGGAAAAATGGCTAGCAAACCTGGGATTCTCACTGAGTGGCCTTGGACATGGCTTGGGAACTACAAGGTGGTTTTCTTCTCTTCTTGCATTTATCTGCATtgacgaaaaagaaaaagaaagatgtgTCATGCGTTACCTTAACTTACGACTTCAACTTGTTTAGAACAATGTTGAGTTTGCTCATTGTGTGTGTCGGCACATATCAGGCTCCTGCATTTTCACTTCTGTGCTTATTTGTGCTTCAGTTAGGTAGGTGATATTTTAGCTAACTTTTTCAAGTTTTGATGCAGTACATTGTATTGGCTCCCTCAGTAGGACATGCAATGTACTCGTACATGTTTAAAGGAGAAAATGAGAGAGATTTGTCAAATTTCTTGGTGTTACCTTTACTGCTGTGGAGGATGGTGCACAATCAAATGTGGATTTCACTCTCCCGTTACAGAACTGCAAAAGGAAATAACAGGATAGTAGACAAGAGCATCGAGTTCGAGCAAGTCGATAGAGAGAAAAACTGGTAATGTTCCTTTTACTCATCCAAACTGTCAATGGATAATTTTGAAACAACCTAACTAAAGTATGAAAGTGACTCACAGGGATGACCAAATTATACTGAGTGGGGTTATGCTCTATACGGTGCCCTTGTTTTATAAGGCAGCTCAACATCTCCCCTGGTGGAGGACAGATGGGGTGATCTGGGCATTTCTGGTTCATGCTGGTCCAGTGGAGTTCCTGTATTACTGGCTGCATCGGGCATTGCACCACCACTTCCTTTACTCTCGATACCATTCCCACCATCACTCCTCCATTGTCACTGAGCCTATTACATGTAAGTAACCACACCTCAAAATTACACTGCGGCATTGCAAGTGATGCACGCATCATAAAAGCATTCGCATCAGTTGCATTTGTATATCTCTACTTTCATCACATGTCATGAGAGGAATAAAATATGTTCAGATGCTTATAAAGTAAAGGACAGATTAAATCAACCTCTGAGTTTCTTTTATGATTTCATCATTCATGAATTAGTAAGAATGCATATATGCTCCACTAAAGCTATAGCCTTGTATAATGTAGAAAAAGGTAACTATAAAATAACTCAGTAATTCAGCCCAATCATGTTAGTAGAGAATTATACTTATGCCCCCCTCCCCACCCCACCACCCTCTTATAGTTTCTCCCAATTAATTAGTGATTGTAATAAGCACTTAAAGCATGAATATTAAGTTATTAATGTCTAATCCTTACTAACTCCAGAATTCCATTGTTTCTGTAGCTGTAATTCACCCATTCGCGGAGCACATTGCATACTTCTTGCTGTTCTCACTGCCATTTATCACAACTATCTACATGAAGAATATCTCCATTCTCTCTGTGACTGGTTATTTAACGTATATCGACTTCATGAACAACATGGGCCACTGCAACTTCGAGTGCATTCCAAAACAGCTCTTCTCAATATTTCCACCCCTAAAGTACCTCATGTACACGCCTTCGTAAGTATCTTGATACATgacttaatttaatttttttgaagatATTCCTAGAAATCTTCAGTTTAGTGTTTCCTTCAGCTTCCAATCTCCATGTACTCTTGTTAAGTGGGACCTAGTTTTGGTTGAGAATACCAATCCAACTTTACTTTGAACACATGACCAAAAAATTCTCTGGTCCCCTACCGTTATGTCCCACTACCTTCCAAGATAAATGCATTTATATACTTGCTTCTAATTTGGTGGTCAATCATATCTTCTGTTAGCTTCAGTCAACAAAGTATGTCGTATTGTCCTACTTAGTAACTCTTGTTTTGAGCTTTCACTACACTTTCATGTACAATCTCATCTTAGTCCACTAGTACAATATAGTTCTTATGATTATCACTGAATGATAGACGTTCATGGCATAACTAGCAAGAAAATTTGTTTTATGCATAAAAGGCTAATCTGGAGCTTTTGACAGACATAAAATTATCTTAGTTCCAGCATTAGAAGAGTTATTTGTGATGGTActatttaaaatatcatattctCGATGATTCTTCCTTACCATAGCAGTTTCGATGCAGGGATAACCTAGAAAAGTTATTTGTGAAGATAAAATTGTCTTATACTTAATGAGCACTTAAAATGCTCAAATACCTTGTGATAGTTCATTTCAGCTGACTACATATTCTGTGAAACAGGTACCACTCGCTGCATCACACCCAATTCCGCACCAACTACTCACTTTTCATGCCATTTTATGATTATGTATATGGTACCGCGGACAAATCTACCGACTCATTATATGAAAGCTCACTCGTAAGAAAGGAGGAAGCACCTGATGTGGTGCATCTGACCCATCTCACAACACCAGAATCCATATATCATCTCCGCCTAGGATTTGCACACTTGGCTTCTGACCCTCAGAAATCCAAGTGGTACCTGTGGTTAATGTGGCCCATCACTCTTTGGTCCATGTTCGTCACTTGGATCTATGGGCGCACATTCATTGTTGAGAGGAATGTCTTCAAACAACTAAAACTGCAAACATGGGTCATTCCCAAATACAGCATTCAAGTAAAGAATACACTGATTTTGATTCGTATGTTGCAATGCAAAATGAAGTTTCCTAACATTTGTATCATGTTTCTGCAGTACTACATGAAATGGCAGAGACAAGCAATAAATAGTATGATTGAGGATAGTATACTAGAAGCTGATGCTATGGGCGTTCAGGTGTTGAGCCTAGGCCTATTGAATCAGGCAAGTAACAGAGTCACAACCGGATACTTTTGTATCATAAACCTTATCAACTATTAATGATCGTAATATTCTTCCTCATGTGATGCAGGGCGAGGAGCTGAATAAAAATGGCGAACTGTTCCTAAGTAGGCACACTCAGCTAAAAGTGAAGTTGGTAGATGGAAGTAGTTTAGCAGTTGCAGTTGTGCTAAATAGCCTTCCAAAAGGAATAACTGAGGTTGTCATTAGAGGCAACCTATCAAAGGTTGCCTACTCCATTGCGGTTTCTTtatgccaagaaggaatccaggTATGGATAATTGGATGATAGCACAAATGGAAGGATGAATATCTTATCAGTTAATTGACATCATATTCCTCGAATTGCAACAGGTATATACCAGATTCGAGGATGACTACAAAAGAATCAAAGCAAAACTTACAAAAGAAACCAGTGACAATTTGATCCTCTCTAAGCACAATGCCCCAAAGGTAGTTTTAATGAAAGTAATGTGTGGTTGTGTGACTCAGGCTTGTGCTAATACAAATTGTGACTTACACAGATATGGTTAGTGGGAGACGGTCTAAGTGAAGACGAACAGCTGAGTGCACCCAAAGGAACATTATTCTTTCCCATTTCCCATTTTCCTCCAAAGAAAATGCGCAGAGACTGCTTGTATAACAGTACACCAGCAATGCTGGCTCCCAAGCATCTAGAAAATGTTGACTCTTGCGAGGTTAAGAACAATCCAAGTTtcctattaattaatttgtcaaGGACAATACCTAAACGTCATATTTTCCTTTGTATGTGAATGCGCAGAACTGGTTGCCAAGACGAGTTATGAGTGCATGGCGTATAGCTGGAATACTACACGGTATGGAAGGGTGGGGTGTCCATGAGTGTGGAAACATGATGTTTGATATTGAGAAAATCTGGCGAGCCAGCCTTGACCACGGCTTCCATCCCTTGACTAAGCCAAATCCACCAGGGAAATGATTCACACATTCTACATTTAAACTCTTATCTAAATAGAAATATTCATGTCTACTCATACTAGTGCCTATGATTTAAACACTTATCCAAATACTCAGAATCAACCAACCATCACAAGGCCTTGTCCCTGTGATGCATGTCAAATTTTCGACATAAAAAATTTCAGAATGGATTACTCAAGTTATGTTGTGTACGGCTTAATTAGGTGTTTTTCATGTCAATTTTCTTCAGAATTTCCTTCCAAACCTAAAATTAGGCGCATAATGTTTATTCTCACTGAACTGGAAACAAAAACATCAAAGGATACGAAATAGGAATGTACGCGAAAGCATCAGAACTCAGATATGCATTCGGAAAACTAAAATCAAGTAGATAAGATGCGCAAACCGGAGATGACAGCCGGCTCCAGATATTCCATCTTGATTTTGTGGAATTGCATCAAATCCGGGGATAGATGGTTTCTTATGTAGAATGATGTAATCTaataaaattgttttaaatACTTCACTCTGTTAAATTTGATTTATTAGAATATGAGAAACTAAATTATGTAAAGTACTCCAGAATTATtcaagattaaaaataaataaaataataatagtattattttctatTGGGCTACTTGAAAAGTTGAACTCTAATATTATTAGATTTCTAACGCGTACCCGATAAAACCACaaacttttttaattttgtgcGTGTTTATATTGAgtaaaaattactattaatCTTATAATACTCCACCAATTAATGAAGTAAAGAAAATAAGATTTCCTTTTGGGGTCAAATGTGAGAGCGGACAATCATAATGACTACATTAACGattttatcataattttaaCTTGATTATTAATTCAACATTGGTCCGCGTTATATTAGGAATCTATTACACATAAATTTTTATAACAATTTATATTAGCAACATtgaaaccaaaaagaaaaacaaggtTTGACCACATCCACATGATTGGCCACTGATGAACTATAACAATCGCATTGCAATAAAGCCTCCTCTCAGAAATAATCAAAATCTAAACACTAACAAATGACACCATTAATATCTCAAACCACCTACAAATGCAAATGTCTTTCACCATTtttaagctattaaatttatggTTGAAACAGACTTTCAACAAATGTAAAGCTAGAATAGATAGTACCTATGCTGGAATCTAATGCAATAATAAGCAGAGTCTTCAAGCAGCAACCTGCAGCAACACACAGGATAAAAACAAATTCAGCTACGACTTCGTCCCTCACATATTTCCATTCATCATTTGAAAGGATGGAAAATATTTGCATATGTCTACACTGGTGTGGTGTGCAATAACCCTAGATCAATACACCAAAGACTTGGCTTTTGTTCATATTTGTTACATAGATAAGTAACACAAAACAAAAGCTcgatacatatatacatattattCTAAATTTCTAAAGCTCGATAAGGCAATAAGCATCGCATCCAACTGCATTTTTTTGCACCATTTCTAAATTTCTTTCTCCTCATAAATCTCCCAAAAACATCACGGTGGTGTTTTACCTTATCATCAAGTGAGGTGAAGAATTCTTTGACTGCCTCAAAAACTTCTTCAACTGGTTTGGAAGCATCAATCTGAGTTAAAGTACATGTCAGTTGCCACACCAATGCATTTTGGCCTCTGAGAGCGAAGAGTGAAACAAATTACCTTTCGAACCTTGCCTTTGGAATCGTAGTATTCAATCACTGGAAGGCTAGACTGTGTATACACCTTAAATCTCTTCCTTATTGACTCAATGTTATCATCAGCTCTACCCTTAAATTAGATAGAAGAAACTGATGATGAGAGAAGGTAAGGCTAAATAAATTTCAGAATCgagatgaagagaataaatCAATTTATACTATCATCATGAGCAATGTGAAGTTTAGAGGCATGCAACAAAAGTATGTATAACCTGGTTTCTATTCAGCACACGCTTCTCCATTTCCTCCTCTGGACAATCAAAGAAAAGTACAAATTCAGGCTCAATTCCAGTCTGCCAAGATAGAAAGCCAGGAGATATGTCACATAACATGAAACGGTTGGTAGCGATATGTTCTGTTCTGTTCTACTCAGAAGCaaattgattaaataaaattttacaacATACCGCAtgagaataaaatgaaattcatTAATTGCAATATCTTTTACTCCTAGTATATTAAGACTAGAAGACACATATACCAAAAAAACAGTTATTATGCCATGTACATTGTGACAGCATACAAAATGTAGACCTATATACTGGTAAcatttgtgtgtgtgtgcagcTATAAACAGGAAGAGTGAAAGGGAAGAAGACATACAACAGACTCAAAGGCTGCACGATTCTCCTCATTACGAGGAAAACCATCAATAAGAAATTTGTCATTTCCACTTTCCTCCATTGCCCGCAGGAGAAGCTTGACTGTTACCTCTGAGGGTACGATTTGCCCATCCTTAATCATGTTCTTAATCATTTCCCTGCAGGTAATAATATGAAGAGAAAATCCCATTGATATGAGTTGGATATGCATGTAAGAAgtgaaaattatataaaaattctACCGATATCCTTGGAGTTTCACAAAGTATTTGGTGAATAAAAGTTTAATTGCAAGACCTAACATAGAATATAACAGGTGAGCAAAGATAACACCTCATTTAAAAAATAGAGGTAGAATTTTATGCCATTTTAAGTCCGTATATTATACTATCATTATATGGAAATAGTGTTAAAATAATTTGTACCCATTTTCAGAACCGGAATTTTGCTCTGCTCGGAGAAGATCACCAGCACTAAGGTGAGTATAACCAAAATGTTGAACAATATTTGCACATTGTGTGCCTTTACCACTGCCAGGGCCACCTGCTCAAATTTAAAGAGGATAAGATTTAAATTGTGGGGAATGAGGTACACGAACAGCCATAGATGTTAACAACATAACTTCGACATACAAATTTTGTTAGCTTATGGATGATAACCTAACTTCTGAACAACATTACTGCAGCATAATCACTTAGAAAATAGAGAACTCACCTAGAACAAAAACTACAGTGGGCTTCTTATCTGGGAGTGAGCTCCCATTTACTTCCTACACAAAATTAGCTCGTATCGATTGTAGAAGTGTCACCATATTTATAGTATTACACCAATAGCACAAGTATCGCAAATTCGCAATGGCCCTTTCTTATGAAAAATATTGTCGTATATGATAACAATTCCTCTAGCCAAGAATTTCACATGAACCATTACTGAACATTTACAAAAATAGATCCTTTCTATACTCTAATTAGTGACCTTAGTATAACACCTACCATAAGAGGACATGATTTTGCAACTGAAATCTTTTTAAGTGTTAGATTTTGAGTGTTGACTGACCATGAAAGTAATTGTTGTCACTTCTCACACATGCCAATTATCTCTCTCCTTCCATCAGTTACCACAAGAACATTGTTGGAACACAGGTCAACAAATGGGATTCAGCCAGATAGGTCATGCAAATGTGGATGTGTACTAGCATGCAAAATTAGATGCAACGCTACTTTCCGTAAATCATTCTGGCTTGAGATTTCTTTATATATATCTTTTTATGCTGATCATGAAGCCAAAATCATAATTCATAGACCATCATActtatttttctctcttaaaGATAAGAAATGACTAGAGTATACgtcaacaaataaaaattatggaGTTTAATACTCTTGCTAAAACTTAATTCTGAATTACTTGGATGGAACTTAAAACCTCAAAAATGAAACAGATGGTTCTTGATAAGCGTGTAATACATAAAACTATCACAATTACAAGTACATGTTGTTTTTAAGACATTGAACTTTAAACATTAAAAACAGAGAATAACTTCACTGGGAATAAACAACAAAAAGTAGACAACATCTCTGGAAATGAAATCGAGTTATTGGTTTATAATTATCGGGCTAGAATGTACGGTGTATCTTAGAAATATGTATATTGGCGCAGTTTGAATTAGAATTCATAATTCTTTATCTTGTACTCCTATTAGGAACAGGAAAACTCCGGAATTAGGTTTCACAGTTATAGCATCaagttttaaatttgaaaaaaaagtaCTATTCAAGAAGAACAAAAACAAGGAATATCCAAATACATACCTTGTTTGCAGCATCACCAATAGTCCCCATGCCTCAGAAGTATCTACATGCAAGCACATATGTAACATACGGTAAGATGCATGGTTTTGTTTAGCTTAaaaatcaatcaaataagaAAAATAGCATAGCTGTTGGGAGTTGGGACCCTTGTTTCTTGTCCCAGATCAACATGGTAATGATCCTATCTCTTTTAGTATATAAGTTTGGATAACCCTCCTCTCTTATAAGACATTTTAGGAGGGTTAGTGGCTATTTCTACAACAGAAGACAGCCTCAAACAATCAATGAAGATAATTTCAGAACCAAGAAAAGACCAATGTATGTAACCATTAAaactttatgtgatttttaggTATAAAATTCAGAAAATATTTCCCATTAACCAAACAGTGATCATATGTCACGGTATCACAGAGAAATGCGAAAACAAGACACTGGTTGAAGTTGAAATAACGCTATTGCATGACCAAAGCAAAAGATGCAAATGAAAAGGAACTTTTTTAGCAACAATTGCTAGTAATTAACATGAAAGCGAACCTCGGATAGATATGCTCAAAAGGATGCATGAAGTTCTTTGAGACGATTACAACAAGGAAATTCAATGATGAAAAGTTCAATCTCCATAGCCTATTTTATACTAATTCAGAGAGAAACATAATtcattttttcacaaaaaaatgGGCTTATAAGTTATAATCCAGACAACCATATGCTACTAAATGCAGATTACATCTTAGTACTCAAATACAAAAAATTCCAATTTACACCAAGCAAAAATCGTGTCAATATAAAAATGATCAGATTCCTTTCAATAAATGAACAGAAGATGTAAAAATCCTAACCAAGTACTTCGAAACAGCTAACCAAGTACTACAAAATATTTCATAAGGAATCAAATTTCATACTCACAAAacgagagagaagaaaaaagaacaaaaaaaatcgTATCTTTACAAAAAGGGAAGCTCAAGTAATTAGCTTTCTGCACGACTCCTCACCAAAATTTAGACGAGGAAGATTAATGTAACGTGGTTTGGATCAAgaaattgaagagaataatcAACTCTTGTCTCACCTTGATTGTTGCAAAATTCCAAGAGCGAGTGAAACTTGTGGAGAAGTGAATATCTGCGGAGAAGACAAGCAGCTAAAAATCAATATGCTCTGTATTTATAGATAGAGACAGGCAGGAATGATCTTGATTTTCTGCTTTTCAATCTCTGTGATTTTTATATCCAAATAAAAGTCGGGTTTTGTCGCGTATTTTACTTTTACTCAGGGATTAaactaaataattttattaccaAGATTAGTTCgatatagtaaataatgaaaaataaattcgtCATTCTAATCATGGGAAATAAAAAATCATGGTATATATAAAAAGGAATGTCTCTTATATTATTCAAATCATGAGTGGGATTATGTTATCCAATGTAGCGAAAACAAGACAGTTTAATATGAGCTATATTCTATTCAGATTCGTCGAATTTTCAGTGACAGATGTATGGTTTAGCTCATTTTGGACTTGTTACTTTATTATTGGTGATAACATTGATAATACTAGTAGTTtctatataaattattttaaatatactaACTTGTGTGGAATAATGCTCAATGCACTCTTTATGCAGCTAAATAAGTACTGTTAGGTTTTTATGCTATTTTAGTACATCgacaaaaattaattatttttatagataAAGGCCCATAAATGTTTCCTtgttatttcaatttatttacttttgtttATTATACTACTATCTTACCATTTTCTCCTATTGCATAGTGCATActactagggatgtcaatccaGCCCGCAATCCGTGGGTTGGCCTGAATAGatcgccaaatttatagggttagggttgaaaatttatagcccgataaaattacgaCTCGATTAGTCTgtacccgattaacccgcaatcCGTTAgagccagacccgaaaacccgatgggctggcccaaAAATTGGATAAATTTTCTACTGTTCTATTTATTTGACTCCTTATCAGACactttcattaattatttttacaatatagataactaaaaaaataactttcaattttatattaaatatacaaattatatgttaaattttcattaatataataataaataaataaattagaacctttaaattcataaaaaatatatttaaatttctaaaacatgctttaaaatatttaaatttatgtattattttacacaaatctcaaatattagtatttgatcatgtttatgtttgagttttagtatatatctcaaatttatcataattaaatattttatcttttataaatataactaattttcgtcattatttattggattgatcgcatgttaattttatcggtagcaacccgattagcccgttgggctagcccgaaacccgagcttttagggttagggtcgaacttttataacccgaaaaaatcacaaTCTGATTAACCCGCActcgattgacccgcaacccgagtaaggctggcccgaaacccggtgggtcGGCCCGATTGGCATCCCTACATATTACTACTAGATACTATAAATTATTAGGCCATCTGCAACACTGTCTCTTATCTGTCCCTTAActgtctcttaaattactattcttgggtctcactgtactttttacttcatctcttaactaagtgacagaacctgcaaccctccatctcttatccgtctcttaaccatctcttaaattactattcattcattttcattttttattttttatttccaacaaattcaattaataaaaacacatttcattaaataaaataaatttacaacataaaattcttaaaaaaataaaaaaaaacatacttaaaaatcctaaaaaataaaaatacataatttaatttcttccgctcactctcactaaattcaaaatctttaAAGCTCAAAGAACCAGAAGAACGGCGATGATGTGCGTctaccggttgccaaattttgcccaaatgtgctcaattagatcatcttggagttgggtgtagGCGGTAGAGTCATGTGTCCTTgctcgaatagacaaccgttcttgtaaagacggatgcactccactgcgaggcggactacttgcggtagagcttccgggggcttcagggtcgaaccagtTTCCCGCCTTAGGTcattcgtcttggacaatcatgttgtgcaagattatgaacgtatacatgatgtcgaccatactctccataaACCATGTACGAGCCGGGGTGgttttgataatgttgaagcgcgcttggagaaccccgaacgccctctccacatccttgcgagcagcctcctgcttctacgcaaaaagagcctgctttgcgttcacacgcctgctgcacgtctttacgaaggttggccacttcgggtagatgccgtcggcaagatagtaccccattttataccgccggttgttagcgatgatgttgatggccggcgctttaccatccaaaacttcggcgaagaggtcagattggtggagcacgtttacgccGTTGTTCGATCTgaggaccccgaagtacgcatgtcagatccatagccgttagtcggcaacggcctcgagtataacggtggggtgggtgcctttgtggccgctcgtgtacgaccccctcaacgccacagggcaattcttccattgtcagtgcattctgtcgtgcttggcttccggagaaattcgtcggtgaaggttgtctggacgcctttgcagaattggatcaagcacattctcccagtgctttctccaatgtgaaggtattcgtcgaacacatccgccgtttgtccagtcgcaagctgacggattacTGCAGTACGTTTCTGCAGCATCGTGTGGCTGcgacggccgacggcgtcgaacctttcttggaagaactcttcccgggctgccaatgtatttgcgatgtggagaaatagcggtttccgcatgcggaaacggcaacggaagtaggtatctccccaaaccgggttatcgcagaagtagtcgcgtactaaccttgcggcagcttcctcccgattacgatggatgtaagttcGGGAGtatctttggggcggcgcggcttcctccgcctcccggcgtcgatcttcttcaagtgattctttcattattcgacgcatttgctcatatggatccattagatcgattaactttgggggaagaataaaagagttgatttgagatgaaaattggagtggaaaaatagatgatttgagaagaat contains:
- the LOC121752170 gene encoding very-long-chain aldehyde decarbonylase CER1-like, translated to MASKPGILTEWPWTWLGNYKYIVLAPSVGHAMYSYMFKGENERDLSNFLVLPLLLWRMVHNQMWISLSRYRTAKGNNRIVDKSIEFEQVDREKNWDDQIILSGVMLYTVPLFYKAAQHLPWWRTDGVIWAFLVHAGPVEFLYYWLHRALHHHFLYSRYHSHHHSSIVTEPITSVIHPFAEHIAYFLLFSLPFITTIYMKNISILSVTGYLTYIDFMNNMGHCNFECIPKQLFSIFPPLKYLMYTPSYHSLHHTQFRTNYSLFMPFYDYVYGTADKSTDSLYESSLVRKEEAPDVVHLTHLTTPESIYHLRLGFAHLASDPQKSKWYLWLMWPITLWSMFVTWIYGRTFIVERNVFKQLKLQTWVIPKYSIQYYMKWQRQAINSMIEDSILEADAMGVQVLSLGLLNQGEELNKNGELFLSRHTQLKVKLVDGSSLAVAVVLNSLPKGITEVVIRGNLSKVAYSIAVSLCQEGIQVYTRFEDDYKRIKAKLTKETSDNLILSKHNAPKIWLVGDGLSEDEQLSAPKGTLFFPISHFPPKKMRRDCLYNSTPAMLAPKHLENVDSCENWLPRRVMSAWRIAGILHGMEGWGVHECGNMMFDIEKIWRASLDHGFHPLTKPNPPGK
- the LOC121752177 gene encoding UMP-CMP kinase 3-like isoform X3, whose product is MGTIGDAANKEVNGSSLPDKKPTVVFVLGGPGSGKGTQCANIVQHFGYTHLSAGDLLRAEQNSGSENGEMIKNMIKDGQIVPSEVTVKLLLRAMEESGNDKFLIDGFPRNEENRAAFESVTGIEPEFVLFFDCPEEEMEKRVLNRNQGRADDNIESIRKRFKVYTQSSLPVIEYYDSKGKVRKIDASKPVEEVFEAVKEFFTSLDDKVAA
- the LOC121752177 gene encoding UMP-CMP kinase 3-like isoform X4 is translated as MGLAIKLLFTKYFVKLQGYREMIKNMIKDGQIVPSEVTVKLLLRAMEESGNDKFLIDGFPRNEENRAAFESVTGIEPEFVLFFDCPEEEMEKRVLNRNQGRADDNIESIRKRFKVYTQSSLPVIEYYDSKGKVRKIDASKPVEEVFEAVKEFFTSLDDKVKHHRDVFGRFMRRKKFRNGAKKCSWMRCLLPYRALEI
- the LOC121752177 gene encoding UMP-CMP kinase 3-like isoform X5, yielding MIKNMIKDGQIVPSEVTVKLLLRAMEESGNDKFLIDGFPRNEENRAAFESVTGIEPEFVLFFDCPEEEMEKRVLNRNQGRADDNIESIRKRFKVYTQSSLPVIEYYDSKGKVRKIDASKPVEEVFEAVKEFFTSLDDKVKHHRDVFGRFMRRKKFRNGAKKCSWMRCLLPYRALEI
- the LOC121752177 gene encoding UMP-CMP kinase 3-like isoform X2, producing MGTIGDAANKVALAVVKAHNVQILFNILVILTLVLVIFSEQSKIPVLKMGLAIKLLFTKYFVKLQGYREMIKNMIKDGQIVPSEVTVKLLLRAMEESGNDKFLIDGFPRNEENRAAFESVTGIEPEFVLFFDCPEEEMEKRVLNRNQGRADDNIESIRKRFKVYTQSSLPVIEYYDSKGKVRKIDASKPVEEVFEAVKEFFTSLDDKVKHHRDVFGRFMRRKKFRNGAKKCSWMRCLLPYRALEI
- the LOC121752177 gene encoding UMP-CMP kinase 3-like isoform X1 — its product is MGTIGDAANKEVNGSSLPDKKPTVVFVLGGPGSGKGTQCANIVQHFGYTHLSAGDLLRAEQNSGSENGEMIKNMIKDGQIVPSEVTVKLLLRAMEESGNDKFLIDGFPRNEENRAAFESVTGIEPEFVLFFDCPEEEMEKRVLNRNQGRADDNIESIRKRFKVYTQSSLPVIEYYDSKGKVRKIDASKPVEEVFEAVKEFFTSLDDKVKHHRDVFGRFMRRKKFRNGAKKCSWMRCLLPYRALEI